A window of Drosophila subobscura isolate 14011-0131.10 chromosome E, UCBerk_Dsub_1.0, whole genome shotgun sequence contains these coding sequences:
- the LOC117889864 gene encoding NADP-dependent malic enzyme-like isoform X1, with translation MSLSKFYFAVNQRLQQTHSQNPTNNSRRHHHDIVRAPVPSVLAPKNNKGLNFTMEERQRLHVHGLFPAAFRTMQEQVFAVAANFHARATNIGRYRYLRSLRQRHERLYFRFLSEHLEDVLPVIYTPTVGVACTIFGMIFRGPMGMYVTKYDRGHVAQVLRNWPESDIRAVCVTDGERILGLGDLGANGMGITVGKLELYTALSCVPPHQLLPVCLDVGTNNEELLADPMYIGTRDRRIRGREYDEFVDEFMQAVVEIWGQRTLIHFEDFATPNAFMLLERYQHKYCCFNDDIQGTAAVGLAGLLAVERITKKKLPDHVIVFAGAGSAAMGVASLLTKELKTRQLDMERIVKNIYVFDHNGLIVKSRKDVAPPIQPYAKDMPHIKALDELVEKVKPSILLGATSIAGLFSEKILRFMGANNERPAIFAFSNPTSKAECTAEQAYAFTEGRALFSAGSPFPPVVVNGKRMTPGQANNCFAFPGIGLGVLTANAKTIPDEIFLMAAHTLAQYPEEDAIDSGRLYPKATEAKDVALTVAVAVAQYLFDNDLGQVHPVPENICKFIVENLYELCNGDSLVEPWKYPDLPRVPFTKDYKIPPEDVKISF, from the exons ATGTCCCTCTCTAAATTCTATTTTGCCGTAAatcagcggctgcagcagacCCACAGCCAGAATCCTACCAATAACAGTCGGCGGCACCATCATGACATTGTCAGAGCGCCTGTGCCCAGTGTTTTGGCGCCCAAAAATAACAAG GGTCTCAATTTCACCATGGAGGAGCGGCAGCGTCTGCATGTGCACGGCCTCTTCCCGGCCGCATTCCGCACCATGCAGGAGCAGGTTTTTGCCGTGGCGGCCAACTTTCATGCGCGGGCCACGAATATCGGCAGGTATCGGTACCTCAGATCCCTGCGACAGCGGCACGAGCGCCTCTACTTTCGCTTTCTGTCCGAGCACCTGGAGGACGTGCTGCCGGTGATCTACACGCCCactgtgggcgtggcctgcACCATATTCGGCATGATATTCCGCGGGCCCATGGGCATGTATGTGACGAAGTACGATCGCGGTCATGTGGCGCAGGTGCTGCGGAATTGGCCAGAGTCTGACATCAGGGCTGTGTGCGTGACGGACGGCGAGCGTATCCTGGGCCTGGGCGATCTCGGCGCCAACGGCATGGGCATCACAGTGGGCAAGCTGGAGCTGTACACGGCCCTTAGCTGCGTGCCGCCGCATCAGCTGTTGCCCGTCTGCCTGGACGTGGGCACCAacaacgaggagctgctggccgatCCCATGTACATTGGGACGCGGGACAGGCGGATCAGGGGCAGGGAGTACGACGAGTTCGTGGACGAGTTCATGCAGGCCGTCGTCGAGATCTGGGGACAGCGGACGCTCATCCATTTCGAGGACTTTGCCACGCCCAATGCCTTCATGCTGCTGGAGCGGTATCAGCACAAATATTGCTGCTTCAACGATGACATCCAGGGTACGGCAGCTGTGGGACTGGCTGGACTGCTGGCCGTCGAGCGGATCACCAAGAAGAAGCTGCCCGATCACGTTATCGTCTTTGCCGGCGCTGGCAGTGCCGCAATGGGCGTGGCGAGTCTCCTCACCAAGGAGCTAAAGACCCGCCAGCTGGACATGGAGCGCATCGTGAAGAATATTTACGTCTTCGACCACAATGGACTCATTGTGAAGAGCAGAAAGGACGTGGCGCCGCCCATTCAACCGTATGCGaaggacatgccacacatcAAGGCACTCGATGAGCTGGTGGAGAAGGTGAAGCCATCCATCCTCTTGGGCGCTACCAGCATTGCTGGACTCTTTTCGGAGAAGATTCTGCGCTTCATGGGCGCCAACAATGAGCGTCCCGCCATCTTTGCCTTCTCCAATCCCACCAGCAAGGCTGAGTGCACGGCCGAGCAGGCCTACGCCTTCACAGAGGGTCGCGCTCTGTTCTCTGCGGGCTCACCATTTCCGCCCGTGGTGGTCAATGGTAAACGCATGACGCCCGGCCAGGCCAACAACTGCTTTGCCTTTCCCGGCATTGGGCTGGGTGTGTTGACCGCCAATGCCAAGACCATTCCCGACGAGATCTTCCTGATGGCCGCCCACACCTTGGCGCAGTATCCCGAGGAGGATGCCATAGACAGCGGCAGACTCTACCCAAAGGCAACAGAGGCCAAGGATGTGGCACTGACTGTTGCCGTCGCTGTGGCTCAGTATTTGTTCGATAATG ATCTGGGACAAGTCCATCCAGTGCCAGAGAACATCTGCAAGTTCATTGTCGAAAATCTGTACGAGCTGTGCAACGGCGATTCGTTGGTGGAGCCATGGAAGTACCCAGATCTGCCCAGAGTTCCCTTCACCAAAGACTACAAAATACCACCGGAAGATGTCAAGATTTCCTTTTAA
- the LOC117889864 gene encoding NADP-dependent malic enzyme-like isoform X3 — MSLSKFYFAVNQRLQQTHSQNPTNNSRRHHHDIVRAPVPSVLAPKNNKGLSFTIEERQRLGVHGLWPCSYRDLEEQLNAVWVNFQARRGNISKFTYINSLSHRHQRLYYRFLRDYTEIVLPIIYTPTVGEIVASFGLHFKYPDGLYITIFDRGHIRDVLENWKEKHVRAVCVTDGGRVLGLGDMGANGMGISIGKIALYTALAGVAPQQLLPVCLDVGTDNEELLADPLYVGARIKRVRGEEYEDFMQEFMEATVECFGGDTFIHHEDFATPNAIKFLEKYQYSFCCFNDDVQGTGATGLAGMLNVERVTKRKLEDMIFLFVGAGSAALGIANMLLTALQGRGLSLEAAASKIYLFDQNGLVTCGSEKIEEQARQFAKPMDPIKDLVAAVEQLKPSILLGATGVGGLFTEQVLRSLAKHQERPAVFALSNPTNKTECTAEQAYTFTEGRVLYCSGSPFPPVVFNGKRFTPAQANNCLVFPGIALGAICARARFLPDDIYAEVAATLAKSTSEERLAAGSLYPAIREAHNLALDVGVAVAKYLFENGLSNIYPVPKDVCAFIQKTQYRLEYQSALPPTWPYPDFPACRGKDCKAKNIL, encoded by the exons ATGTCCCTCTCTAAATTCTATTTTGCCGTAAatcagcggctgcagcagacCCACAGCCAGAATCCTACCAATAACAGTCGGCGGCACCATCATGACATTGTCAGAGCGCCTGTGCCCAGTGTTTTGGCGCCCAAAAATAACAAG GGCCTAAGTTTCACCATTGAGGAGCGACAGCGCTTGGGCGTCCATGGACTGTGGCCCTGTTCGTATCGGGACttggaggagcagctgaatGCCGTGTGGGTCAACTTCCAGGCGCGCAGGGGCAACATCAGCAAGTTTACGTACATCAACTCGCTGTCGCATCGCCACCAGCGGCTTTACTATCGCTTCTTGAGGGACTACACGGAAATTGTGTTGCCCATCATCTATACACCGACTGTGGGGGAGATTGTCGCTTCGTTTGGGCTGCACTTCAAGTATCCCGACGGCCTGTACATCACCATCTTCGATCGGGGCCACATCAGGGATGTGCTCGAGAATTGGAAGGAGAAGCATGTCCGTGCCGTATGTGTGACGGACGGAGGTCGCGTCTTGGGCCTCGGCGACATGGGAGCCAATGGCATGGGCATTTCCATTGGCAAGATTGCCCTGTACACCGCACTGGCGGGTGTggcgccgcagcagctgctgcccgtcTGCCTGGATGTGGGCACCgacaacgaggagctgctggccgatCCGCTGTATGTGGGAGCGAGGATAAAGCGCGTACGCGGCGAGGAGTACGAGGACTTCATGCAGGAGTTCATGGAGGCTACGGTGGAGTGCTTCGGCGGGGATACCTTCATCCATCACGAGGATTTTGCTACGCCCAATGCCATCAAGTTCCTGGAGAAGTATCAGTactccttttgctgcttcaACGACGATGTTCAGGGCACAGGCGCCACCGGTCTGGCCGGCATGCTCAATGTGGAGCGCGTGACCAAGCGGAAGCTGGAGGACATGATCTTCCTGTTCGTCGGTGCAGGCAGCGCTGCCCTTGGCATTGCCAATATGCTGCTCACGGCCCTGCAGGGACGAGGACTCTCGCtggaggcggcggcaagcAAAATCTATCTCTTCGATCAGAATGGACTCGTCACCTGCGGCTCGGAGAAGATCGAGGAGCAGGCCAGGCAGTTTGCCAAGCCCATGGATCCGATCAAAGATCTGGTAGCCGCCGTGGAGCAACTAAAGCCTTCGATTCTCTTGGGCGCCACTGGCGTTGGTGGACTCTTCACCGAGCAGGTGCTACGCTCATTGGCCAAACATCAGGAGCGCCCAGCCGTGTTTGCCCTCTCGAATCCCACCAACAAGACGGAGTGCACGGCCGAGCAGGCCTACACCTTTACAGAG GGTCGCGTCCTGTACTGTTCGGGTTCGCCTTTTCCGCCCGTGGTGTTTAATGGCAAACGTTTCACCCCGGCACAGGCCAACAATTGTCTGGTGTTCCCTGGCATTGCCTTGGGTGCGATTTGTGCGCGTGCCCGCTTCCTGCCGGACGACATCTACGCGGAAGTGGCTGCCACGCTGGCCAAGAGCACATCCGAGGAGCGGCTGGCCGCTGGCAGTCTCTATCCCGCCATTAGGGAGGCACACAACTTGGCCttggatgtgggtgtggccgTGGCCAAGTATCTGTTTGAAAATG GCCTGTCAAATATCTATCCCGTGCCCAAGGATGTGTGCGCATTCATACAGAAAACGCAGTACAGGCTGGAGTACCAGAGCGCTCTGCCGCCCACCTGGCCGTATCCTGATTTCCCGGCTTGCCGTGGCAAAGATTGCAAGGCGAagaatattttgtaa
- the LOC117889864 gene encoding NADP-dependent malic enzyme-like isoform X2 — protein sequence MTFTKLRPLPRLASQLSAIGRSFLQVHNDARSHIVRPDWHSVTDGKLNKGLSFTIEERQRLGVHGLWPCSYRDLEEQLNAVWVNFQARRGNISKFTYINSLSHRHQRLYYRFLRDYTEIVLPIIYTPTVGEIVASFGLHFKYPDGLYITIFDRGHIRDVLENWKEKHVRAVCVTDGGRVLGLGDMGANGMGISIGKIALYTALAGVAPQQLLPVCLDVGTDNEELLADPLYVGARIKRVRGEEYEDFMQEFMEATVECFGGDTFIHHEDFATPNAIKFLEKYQYSFCCFNDDVQGTGATGLAGMLNVERVTKRKLEDMIFLFVGAGSAALGIANMLLTALQGRGLSLEAAASKIYLFDQNGLVTCGSEKIEEQARQFAKPMDPIKDLVAAVEQLKPSILLGATGVGGLFTEQVLRSLAKHQERPAVFALSNPTNKTECTAEQAYTFTEGRVLYCSGSPFPPVVFNGKRFTPAQANNCLVFPGIALGAICARARFLPDDIYAEVAATLAKSTSEERLAAGSLYPAIREAHNLALDVGVAVAKYLFENGLSNIYPVPKDVCAFIQKTQYRLEYQSALPPTWPYPDFPACRGKDCKAKNIL from the exons ATGACTTTTACCAAGCTGCGTCCTCTGCCGCGGCTGGCCTCACAGCTGAGTGCGATTGGGAGAAGCTTTTTGCAGGTGCACAACGATGCCCGCAGTCACATTGTGCGGCCAGATTGGCACTCCGTTACAGACGGCAAATTGAACAAG GGCCTAAGTTTCACCATTGAGGAGCGACAGCGCTTGGGCGTCCATGGACTGTGGCCCTGTTCGTATCGGGACttggaggagcagctgaatGCCGTGTGGGTCAACTTCCAGGCGCGCAGGGGCAACATCAGCAAGTTTACGTACATCAACTCGCTGTCGCATCGCCACCAGCGGCTTTACTATCGCTTCTTGAGGGACTACACGGAAATTGTGTTGCCCATCATCTATACACCGACTGTGGGGGAGATTGTCGCTTCGTTTGGGCTGCACTTCAAGTATCCCGACGGCCTGTACATCACCATCTTCGATCGGGGCCACATCAGGGATGTGCTCGAGAATTGGAAGGAGAAGCATGTCCGTGCCGTATGTGTGACGGACGGAGGTCGCGTCTTGGGCCTCGGCGACATGGGAGCCAATGGCATGGGCATTTCCATTGGCAAGATTGCCCTGTACACCGCACTGGCGGGTGTggcgccgcagcagctgctgcccgtcTGCCTGGATGTGGGCACCgacaacgaggagctgctggccgatCCGCTGTATGTGGGAGCGAGGATAAAGCGCGTACGCGGCGAGGAGTACGAGGACTTCATGCAGGAGTTCATGGAGGCTACGGTGGAGTGCTTCGGCGGGGATACCTTCATCCATCACGAGGATTTTGCTACGCCCAATGCCATCAAGTTCCTGGAGAAGTATCAGTactccttttgctgcttcaACGACGATGTTCAGGGCACAGGCGCCACCGGTCTGGCCGGCATGCTCAATGTGGAGCGCGTGACCAAGCGGAAGCTGGAGGACATGATCTTCCTGTTCGTCGGTGCAGGCAGCGCTGCCCTTGGCATTGCCAATATGCTGCTCACGGCCCTGCAGGGACGAGGACTCTCGCtggaggcggcggcaagcAAAATCTATCTCTTCGATCAGAATGGACTCGTCACCTGCGGCTCGGAGAAGATCGAGGAGCAGGCCAGGCAGTTTGCCAAGCCCATGGATCCGATCAAAGATCTGGTAGCCGCCGTGGAGCAACTAAAGCCTTCGATTCTCTTGGGCGCCACTGGCGTTGGTGGACTCTTCACCGAGCAGGTGCTACGCTCATTGGCCAAACATCAGGAGCGCCCAGCCGTGTTTGCCCTCTCGAATCCCACCAACAAGACGGAGTGCACGGCCGAGCAGGCCTACACCTTTACAGAG GGTCGCGTCCTGTACTGTTCGGGTTCGCCTTTTCCGCCCGTGGTGTTTAATGGCAAACGTTTCACCCCGGCACAGGCCAACAATTGTCTGGTGTTCCCTGGCATTGCCTTGGGTGCGATTTGTGCGCGTGCCCGCTTCCTGCCGGACGACATCTACGCGGAAGTGGCTGCCACGCTGGCCAAGAGCACATCCGAGGAGCGGCTGGCCGCTGGCAGTCTCTATCCCGCCATTAGGGAGGCACACAACTTGGCCttggatgtgggtgtggccgTGGCCAAGTATCTGTTTGAAAATG GCCTGTCAAATATCTATCCCGTGCCCAAGGATGTGTGCGCATTCATACAGAAAACGCAGTACAGGCTGGAGTACCAGAGCGCTCTGCCGCCCACCTGGCCGTATCCTGATTTCCCGGCTTGCCGTGGCAAAGATTGCAAGGCGAagaatattttgtaa